The genomic interval GGTGGTGTTCTTCTCCACTCCGATCTCCGTCAGCGTCTGCAGGTAGCGAAGCTGTAGGGTGAGGGGCTCGGTCGCCAGCACCTTGGCCGCGTCCGCCAGCCGTTGCGAGGCCGAGTACTCGCCCTCGGCGTGGATGATCTTGGAGCGCTTCTCGCGTTCCGCCTCCGCCTGCTTGGCCATGGCGCGCAACATGGAGTCCGGCAGATCGACCTGCTTCACTTCGACGTTGACCACCTTCACGCCCCAGGGGTCGGTATGCTGGTCGAGGATGGACTGGATGCGCAGATTCAGTTTTTCCCGGTGGGCCAGCAACTCGTCCAGCTCCACTTCGCCGAGCACCGAGCGCAGCGTGGTCTGCGCGAACTGCGACGTCTGGTAGAGGTAGTTCGAAACCTGCAGCACCGCGGCATTGGCGTCCACCACCTTCAGGAACACCACCGCATTCACTTTCAGGGTGACGTTGTCGCGGGTGATGATGTCCTGCGGCGGCACATCGAAGGCCTCCTGCCGCAACGAGATGCGCACCATCTGGTCGATGGGCCAGAACACCAGGAAGATACCCGGTCCCTTGGGGTGCTTGAGTACCTTTCCCAGGCGGAAGATCACGCCTCGTTCATAGTCACGCAGGATCTTGATGCAGCTCAGAAGGTAGAACACCAGGACCAGGATCGGGATGCCAAAAGCGCCCATGACAATTCCTCCAGGAAAAAGGATTCCCTTGGGATGATATAGGAAGCGTCAGCGGGCCGCGAACGCGGCCTTCGTCAGGTCGAAGGCTCGTCCCGGCTATGCGCTGCGCTGGCTCCGGCCGCCGGCTCCACTTCCAGCACCAGTCCCTCGATGCGGCGCACGCGCACCGCTTCTCCCACTGCTACCGCTGTGTTCGACACTGCGTTCCACAGTTCGCCCTGGATGAACACCTTGCCGCTCGGGCTGAGCGGCGTCCGCACTATGCCCACGGCTCCCACCAGGGTTTCCGGGCCCACCGCTGTCTTGCCCATCTGCGCGCGGATCGCCAGCGTCATCAGGAACACCGAGATCAACCCCATGGGGACGGCCACCGCCAGTGCCGTCCACAGCCGCACCCGCATTTCCGGGATCGGGGCATCGATCAGCATCAGTCCGCCCAGCACCATGCACAGGATGCCCCCGGCCCCCAGCACGCCGTGGCTGGTGAACTTGGCCTCCAGCGCGAACAGCGCGAAGGCTGCCACAATGAGCAGCAGGGCGGCATAGCGCGTGGGCAGGATGTTGAACGCGAACAGCGCCAGCAGAACGCAGATCACTCCCACCACGCCCGGCAGGATGGCTCCGGGGTTGTTGAACTCCGCATACAGCGCCAGCATCCCCAGCGAGAACAGCAGGTAGGCCACGTTCGGATCCATGATGTACGCCAGGATCTTCTGCCGCAGTGTCATCTCGAACGGCCGCACCGGGTCGCCCTTCAGGTCGAGGGTGATGGTGGTTCCGTCGAAGCGGTGGATCGGCTTTCCGCTCAACTGCTCGAACAGGCTCTGCTCGTTCTCGGCCACGTAGTCGATCACGTGTTCCTTCAGCGCTTCCTGCTCGGTGAACGACTTCGATTCCCGCACCGCGCTCTCTGCCGCCTCCACATTGCGTCCCCGCTTGGCCACGAACGCGCGCATGAAGGCGGCGGAGTCGTTCTCCATCTTCTTCTTCATGTTCTCGTCCATGTCCTTACCGCCCAGAAGCACGGGATGCGCCGCGCCCGTGTTCGTTCCCGGCGCCATGGCCGCCACGTCTGCGGCCTGCAAAATGAAGAATCCCGCCGACGCCGCCCGGCTCCCGCTGGGCGTCACGTAGACGATCACCGGCACCGGCGACGCCAGCAGCTTCTCTACGATCTTGCGCGTCGAAGTTTCCAAACCGCCCGGCGTGCGCAGCTCGATCAGCACCGCCTCGGCTTTGCTTTTCTTGGCTTCGTCGAGGGTCCGCCCGATGTACTCCTCGGTGATGGGATGGATGATGTCATCCACAACGATCTTCAGCACATCAGCCGACGCGGTCGCCGGAATCAGCAAAGCGGCCAGGACAACCATACGGATTGTGAATCTGCAGGACTTCATGGCTTTTGCGCCGCCGGCGCTTTCTCCGCCAAGCGGGACGCCACCGTCCGCTGCAATGCGGCAGCTTCGGCGTTCTGCGGTTCGATCGCGAGCGCCTTGGCGACGCTTTCCGCTGCGGCTTCCACTCTATTCTCTCTCAAGTCCAGCCGCGCCAGCACCAGCAATGCGTCGGTGCGCTCCGCCAGGCGCAGCGCGGCCCGCGCCTCGGCGCGCGCTCCGCTGGCGTCATTCAGGCGCTCCAGCACGGCGGCCAGCCCCGCGTGAGCCGCGGAATCGGTTGGGTCCAGCACCACGGCTTCGCGGAACTCGCCTTCCGCGTCCAGCACGAACCCCTGGTCGTAGAGCGACTGCCCGCGCTCCGTGTGGAAACGGGCATGCGACACCGGGTCCACCGACGCCAGCCGCTGCTCGTTTACGTTCTGGATCTGCATCGCCATCTGCCGGTAGGAGCTTTCGTCATAGTTCAGCTTGATGCGCTCCTGCGGCGGCCGCGACCCGCTCTGCGCCTTTGCCAGGTTTTCCAGCACACTCTGGACCTCGGTGTCCTCCGGTGTGAGTTCCAGGGCCCGGCGCAGCTCACGCGCTGCTTCTTCCGGCTCGCCCGCGCGTGCCAGCGCGACACCCAGGTTGAAGTGGTAGTCCGCGTCGCGCGGGTCGGCCTCCACTGCCTTGCGGAAGTGTTCCACGGCCGCCTTGGCGTCCCCGCGTCGTGCCGCCATCACGCCCAGGTTGTTGTGCACTTCGGTCAGCGGCAGCCGCGAGGCCAGGAACTCAAGCGCATACTGGGCCCGGTCGTATTGCCCCAGGTAGAAGTAGTCCAGCCCCAGGTAGAAGTGCGCTTCCCGGGCCAGCGCATCGTTCCGGGGGATGCGTGCCAGCCATCCGGCCGAAGCCTGGTGGTCCCCGGTCTCATACAGCATCTTGCCCAGCGCTAGCATGGCATCGTAATAGGCGGGGTTGCGCCGCACCGCTTCGCGGAAATAGCGGACCTTCTCCTTGTTCTCGCCGGCGATCGCCCCGCGGATGTAGTTCTCGAGCGCGTCCAGTCGCACCGGCGGCGCCAGCGCCACAAAATCATTGCGTGACATCAGCAGGTTGGGCGTGATCTGCCGCAGCAGGTCCCAGGCCAGGGCATTCTGCACGTCCAGCAGCTTCACCAGCGACCCAGATTCCTTCACCTCGGCGCCCAGCCGCAGCGACTTCACGTCCAGCAGTTGCGCGCTAGCCGTGAACGTCCGCCCATCAAATTCGTAGCGGCCGAGCACCGCGTAGTCCACGTCCATGGCCTGCACGATTTTGTAAATGGTGGCCCGGGAAGGCCGTGCCGCTGCCGGGATGCCCATGCGGTCGAAGGCGTACAACCGGTCGTCGCGCCCCACTACGTAGAGCGTGGCCGACGCCATGCGCGGCCCCAGCACCTCCGGGAACGCCTCCCCGATCCACTCCAGCCCCGGCGCGCTGGAGGCGTTCTCGAAGGGCAGAATCACCAGCGTCTTGCCCTGCTGCTGCGCCTGCGCACACACCGCTCCCAGCAGCAGGAGGAAGAGTAGGGAAGACAGAAGGCTGCGCAGTCGGATCAAGACAGGACGATTATACCGGTGCTTGCGTAGCGCAGCCTTCTCGCGACCAAACGCTGGCTCCTGCGATGACGGCTGACTTGCCAGTCCTCCCATCGCTTCTTGTGACGCCAGTCACCGCGATTCCTCCAGGCTTGGGATGGAACACTCATGAGAAGCCCCGCCCTTCTCCTTGTGCCTGCATTGACACCGTTTCAGCCCGCCCATAACATCGTGCCCCTGGGGTCGTCTCATTGATCGGTGAAACTGTCGCTCAGTACCGAATCCTCGCGCATCTCGGCGCGGGTGGCATGGGTGTTGTCTATCGCGCCGAAGACACCAAGCTCGCCCGCCAGGTAGCTCTCAAGTTCCTCCACGCCGACGTTGTCGAAGGCAGCGCGGCCGCCGAGCGCTTCTACCGCGAAGCCCGGGCCGCTGCCCTCCTCAACCATCCCGGCATTTGCGTGATCTACGACATCGGTGAGCATCAAGGTCGCCCCTTCATCGCCATGGAGCTGCTGGAGGGGGCTACCTTGCGTCAGCTCCTGGAAGCGCGCGACGTCCGACTCCCGCAGTTGCTGGAGTGGTCCATTCACGTCGCCGACGCGCTGGACGCGGCGCACGCCAAGGGCATCGTTCATCGCGACATCAAGCCCGGCAACATCTTCATCACCGAGCGGGGCCAGGCCAAGCTCCTCGATTTCGGGCTTGCCAAGCCCGCCGCCTCCCGCCGTCGCATCGTCGAGGCGGTCACTGCCGGTGACGAGCCCACCTACGCCGGTCAGGAGCATCTCACCAGTCCCGGCACCGCCGTGGGTACCGTCGCCTACATGTCTCCCGAGCAGGCCCTGGGCGAACCTCTGGACGCCCGTTCCGACATCTTTTCCCTGGGTGTGGTTCTCTATGAGATGGCCACCGGCGCCCTGCCTTTCCGCGGTGACACCTCGGCCGCCATCTTTGATTCCATCCTCCACAAGGCGCCCACCGCGCCCGTGCGTCTGAATCCCGACACCCCCGCCAAGCTGGAAGAAATTGTGGGCAAGGCGCTGGAGAAAGACCGCGACTTGCGCTACCAGAGCGCCGCCGACCTGCGCTCAGACTTGAAACGCCTCAAGCGCGATACCGATTCCACCGCCACCGTGCCGGTCGCGCTGCGTGCGGCCTCGGACGCCACCGCCGTGTCCGCAGCGGCTTCCTCCGATAGTCAGGTGGTCGCCGCCGTCCTGCGCCGCCACAAGCGCGGCCTAACCCTGGTCGCCGCGGGAGCCTTGCTCCTGGTTGCCGGGATCGCCTATGTGGCCTACCGTTCGGCTTCGCGCTCTGCGGCTCCTGTTGCCGCCACGCCCGCCGCCGGCCGGATGCGCATCTCCCGCCTCACCAGCAGTGGCTTCGTCCGTGGCGCCGCCATTTCCCCCGATGGCAAGTACGCCGCCTATATCAACGAGCAGGAAGGCAGGCAAAGCCTCTGGGTGCGACAGGTCGCCACCACCAGCAACGTCGAAATCATGCCCGCGACCGACGACCTGTTCGATTACGTGGAGTTCTCGCGCGACGGCAACTACATCTACTACCTGGGCCGGTCACGTACCGAGGCTACCGATACCCTGTACCGCATCGCTACTTTGGGAGGGGCCTCCCAAAAGCTGATCTCCGGAATTAACTTTGCCGCCAGCGTCTCCCCGGATGGCAAGCGCGTCGCTTGGATCCGCTATAGGCCCCAACATGGTGAAGAGCAGGCCGTAGTCACGAGCCTGGATGGCTCCGACGAGCGCGTCCTCGCTACCGTGCGCCGCCCCGACTTCCTTGGCAGCTTGGCCTGGTCGCCGGACGGCGCCAACCT from Terriglobales bacterium carries:
- a CDS encoding slipin family protein produces the protein MGAFGIPILVLVFYLLSCIKILRDYERGVIFRLGKVLKHPKGPGIFLVFWPIDQMVRISLRQEAFDVPPQDIITRDNVTLKVNAVVFLKVVDANAAVLQVSNYLYQTSQFAQTTLRSVLGEVELDELLAHREKLNLRIQSILDQHTDPWGVKVVNVEVKQVDLPDSMLRAMAKQAEAEREKRSKIIHAEGEYSASQRLADAAKVLATEPLTLQLRYLQTLTEIGVEKNTTIVFPLPIDIVSGIAKLMEKAQKG
- a CDS encoding nodulation protein NfeD, with the translated sequence MVVLAALLIPATASADVLKIVVDDIIHPITEEYIGRTLDEAKKSKAEAVLIELRTPGGLETSTRKIVEKLLASPVPVIVYVTPSGSRAASAGFFILQAADVAAMAPGTNTGAAHPVLLGGKDMDENMKKKMENDSAAFMRAFVAKRGRNVEAAESAVRESKSFTEQEALKEHVIDYVAENEQSLFEQLSGKPIHRFDGTTITLDLKGDPVRPFEMTLRQKILAYIMDPNVAYLLFSLGMLALYAEFNNPGAILPGVVGVICVLLALFAFNILPTRYAALLLIVAAFALFALEAKFTSHGVLGAGGILCMVLGGLMLIDAPIPEMRVRLWTALAVAVPMGLISVFLMTLAIRAQMGKTAVGPETLVGAVGIVRTPLSPSGKVFIQGELWNAVSNTAVAVGEAVRVRRIEGLVLEVEPAAGASAAHSRDEPST
- a CDS encoding tetratricopeptide repeat protein encodes the protein MIRLRSLLSSLLFLLLLGAVCAQAQQQGKTLVILPFENASSAPGLEWIGEAFPEVLGPRMASATLYVVGRDDRLYAFDRMGIPAAARPSRATIYKIVQAMDVDYAVLGRYEFDGRTFTASAQLLDVKSLRLGAEVKESGSLVKLLDVQNALAWDLLRQITPNLLMSRNDFVALAPPVRLDALENYIRGAIAGENKEKVRYFREAVRRNPAYYDAMLALGKMLYETGDHQASAGWLARIPRNDALAREAHFYLGLDYFYLGQYDRAQYALEFLASRLPLTEVHNNLGVMAARRGDAKAAVEHFRKAVEADPRDADYHFNLGVALARAGEPEEAARELRRALELTPEDTEVQSVLENLAKAQSGSRPPQERIKLNYDESSYRQMAMQIQNVNEQRLASVDPVSHARFHTERGQSLYDQGFVLDAEGEFREAVVLDPTDSAAHAGLAAVLERLNDASGARAEARAALRLAERTDALLVLARLDLRENRVEAAAESVAKALAIEPQNAEAAALQRTVASRLAEKAPAAQKP
- a CDS encoding protein kinase; translation: MIGETVAQYRILAHLGAGGMGVVYRAEDTKLARQVALKFLHADVVEGSAAAERFYREARAAALLNHPGICVIYDIGEHQGRPFIAMELLEGATLRQLLEARDVRLPQLLEWSIHVADALDAAHAKGIVHRDIKPGNIFITERGQAKLLDFGLAKPAASRRRIVEAVTAGDEPTYAGQEHLTSPGTAVGTVAYMSPEQALGEPLDARSDIFSLGVVLYEMATGALPFRGDTSAAIFDSILHKAPTAPVRLNPDTPAKLEEIVGKALEKDRDLRYQSAADLRSDLKRLKRDTDSTATVPVALRAASDATAVSAAASSDSQVVAAVLRRHKRGLTLVAAGALLLVAGIAYVAYRSASRSAAPVAATPAAGRMRISRLTSSGFVRGAAISPDGKYAAYINEQEGRQSLWVRQVATTSNVEIMPATDDLFDYVEFSRDGNYIYYLGRSRTEATDTLYRIATLGGASQKLISGINFAASVSPDGKRVAWIRYRPQHGEEQAVVTSLDGSDERVLATVRRPDFLGSLAWSPDGANLALAEVTYGGGRAAHVLVVAATGGSPKPLPAPTWLQIGALAWLPDASGLVVQAGETSEFFSNQLYLLPYPGGGGRRITNDLNIYFGASLTEDGESIAAGQGDLNSALLVAPQGDTKKAARLATGVGRYEGVFGLDWTPDGRLVYTATDGARQNLWIADADGANPRRITDLPGQQQIPRVSSDGRYIVFSSSRSGGFNVWRVDLDGSRPRQLTDGNSDYAPAISPDGKWIVFQSARSGKYTLWKVSTDGGAAAPLTDVYSLNPAVSPDGKWVAYLTRSDATARMQMSVMPFAGGPPVKTFDISSPPLWARDSRGLLYIESRTPTQDVWLQPLEGGKPRRLTNFNAEVMTNFAWSRDGKQLAVAAGTISADVVLISDYR